One window of Trifolium pratense cultivar HEN17-A07 linkage group LG5, ARS_RC_1.1, whole genome shotgun sequence genomic DNA carries:
- the LOC123883230 gene encoding uncharacterized protein LOC123883230 — translation MSTKRKHIEEIRRKKFSIGGKRANPLTEDLHQAVKNLSAELYTRDVHFLMELIQNAEDNQYIKGVRPTLQFIITSKDITATGAPATLLIFNNEKGFSRENIESLCSVGRSTKKGNRSCGYIGEKGIGFKSVFLISDQPYIFSNGYQIRFNESPCPHCSLGYIVPEWVEEKPTLLDIKQIYGGSKDSLSTTTIVLPLKPDKVNPVKQQLSSIHPEVLLFLSKIRHVSVREDNDDPKKNSVTTVSISSEVNFVTVKNMNAESYTIHLSVGENSNVDEEVCSYYMWKQKIPVKLENVVERRSGLEEWVVTLAFPHHERFHKDKSLPGVYAFLPTEMVTNFPFIIQADFILASSRETILLDDKWNQGILECVPSAYINAFKTLVMGSNEAPVSSLSYMLKFIPIVSSPLENFNHVREKIREILAEEKIVPIETFSNQKHFYKPREVSRLLPKFWNILTKAQQEGVYLLDLSSHDGVKILSSSFDKRQYDDALKFLGVKQVKIDWYARCIQSSNLVDGVSEDIYLELLHFVAKNWSRFKDSNICNIPLIKYVVSDGIPSFFTLNECFKGVFLADISQNCPCSWLINWNNVFTFATKQCFMPESTQQAIAHFPDKKDLMDWLAKDVNVHILNVYNFAEKVCHSIANDCKLAIAFAHFLYHSLSNDYLSSLEVDSLCSFMPLVDNYGRTTTSRNGVLLPANVSKWAGLIVSNPWRNENYVELGKAYLNPISYAGQHTDSGKLINFLKNHVKASDIPYISPPNAGFSAADTPLTKDNAFLLLDWIRNMNRRGVDLPEIFLECIKGGRWLKVAGNGYMSPSKSFLIGAKLGKLLQSGSVLVDIPLVDESFYGKRINKYKQELKIVGVMFSYEEACKFIGRELMSRAASFPLSNNHVLLMLNFIQYLRTSLLPLNEFLDSIKEGSWLKTSHGFRSPVGSVLGGKGWKVASEISDIPFIDHAYFGEEIYNYKEELKLLGVIVDLHGNHQVVTQHLKSPSNLAYLTAAAVLLIMECIKCSNVPTEVLNSIQGVSCLKTNMGFKAPSECFLSDPVWGCILEVFDGLPVIDHKFYGEKIFSYKDELKKTGVVVDFMDAIKQFASLFEQKALETSINQKHVMSLLSCYRLLKGTDYSFPSNILTMICEMKWLHTTVDGLRCPIKCILYGPEWKSISSITCLPFIDYSDKSCCMKIQEYKAELKSIGVVTAFKDGVRFVPECLNFPSNPSTITPKSVFSLLECIRLLMQVHKLAIDDDFKKRLSKNWLKTHAGYRPPERCLLLFDSKWSSFLNPTDGPFIDQNFYGPEIASFQKELNAIGVISEVEKGCSLLFSHLKSLSGHGTIVKIYKYLYEHKWQPEEKAAKNNIWILDGTKGGKWVDSEECIIHDPAKLFGSKFYVLEDIYDRNILGFFNTLEVKRKPSLDDYVNLWNDWGSSVRQLSYDECCKFWTTISKQLSAKEEKKLSESLMKLPATSRNNKIYLIDKQDAFIPDNLHMKKLFEMERVFVWYPKHNLTPSLRCELSDIYRKIGARNISESLCREESSLVNDGVKLKHVDPNEIFNLKGLVKLILGFLACSSLEMEPKKRHEAVQTLLSLSFHETKEPINVSYSLLLSNGETITKKANKRVRWERQSSMFIIQKMDRDRSDAMKHATNFAEAISEGVLREYHDHVPALSDLITSGFFLKFKNEEIDFLMESKNLQIEYEDEEFLLSAFASG, via the exons AATGCTGAAGATAACCAATATATTAAAGGAGTGAGACCAACATTGCAGTTCATCATAACTTCAAAGGACATAACAGCTACTGGCGCTCCAGCCACGTTACTTATTTTCAACAATGAAAAGGGTTTCTCTCGCGAAAACATTGAGTCTCTCTGCAGTGTTGGACGATCAACAAAGAAAGGCAATAGGAGCTGCGGTTACATCGGTGAAAAAG GAATCGGTTTCAAGAGTGTGTTTCTAATTTCTGATCAGCCTTATATTTTTAGCAACGGATATCAGATAAGGTTCAATGAGAGTCCCTGTCCACATTGCAGTCTTGGGTATATAGTTCCGGAATGGGTTGAGGAGAAGCCTACCCTTCTTGACATAAAGCAGATATACGGTGGTAGTAAAGATTCCCTTTCAACTACAACAATTGTCTTGCCTCTGAAGCCAGACAAGGTAAATCCTGTGAAACAGCAGCTTTCAAGCATTCACCCGGAAGTTTTACTGTTCCTTTCGAAAATTAGACACGTTTCTGTCAGAGAAGATAATGACGACCCCAAAAAGAATTCTGTTACTACTGTATCTATTTCAAGCGAGGTTAACTTTGTGACAGTGAAAAACATGAATGCGGAGTCTTACACAATCCATCTATCTGTGGGGGAAAATAGCAATGTCGACGAAGAGGTATGCAGCTACTACATGTGGAAGCAAAAGATTCCTGTCAAGTTGGAAAATGTTGTGGAAAGGAGATCGGGTTTGGAAGAATGGGTTGTGACATTGGCCTTCCCACATCATGAGCGGTTTCACAAGGATAAGAGTTTACCAGGTGTTTATGCATTTCTTCCTACAGAGATGGTCACAAATTTTCCCTTCATAATTCAAGCAGATTTTATCCTTGCCTCATCGAGGGAGACAATTCTTTTGGATGATAAGTGGAATCAAGGGATACTTGAATGTGTTCCATCAGCTTATATAAATGCATTCAAAACACTTGTCATGGGATCAAATGAAGCTCCAGTAAGCAGCTTGTCTTATATGTTAAAGTTTATTCCAATTGTTAGTTCTCCTCTTGAGAACTTCAATCACGTGAGGGAGAAAATCAGAGAAATACTGgctgaagaaaaaattgttcctATTGAGACATTCTCGAACCAGAAGCACTTCTATAAGCCTCGTGAAGTTAGCAGGCTACTACCTAAATTTTGGAATATTTTGACGAAGGCCCAGCAGGAAGGAGTATACTTGCTTGATCTATCTTCTCATGATGGGGTGAAAATTTTGAGTTCTTCATTTGATAAAAGACAGTATGATGACGCACTCAAATTTTTAGGGGTGAAACAAGTGAAGATTGATTGGTATGCAAGGTGTATACAGAGTTCTAATCTTGTGGATGGAGTATCAGAAGATATCTATCTTGAGCTTTTACATTTTGTTGCGAAAAACTGGTCAAGGTTTAAGGACTCGAACATCTGTAACATTCCATTGATTAAATATGTGGTTTCTGACGGGATTCCATCGTTTTTCACACTAAATGAATGCTTCAAGGGAGTTTTTCTAGCAGACATAAGTCAGAATTGTCCTTGTTCTTGGCTGATCAATTGGAACAATGTATTTACATTTGCAACAAAGCAGTGTTTTATGCCTGAAAGCACTCAACAAGCTATCGCCCACTTTCCCGATAAGAAAGATTTGATGGATTGGTTGGCAAAAGATGTTAATGTTCATATTCTTAATGTGTACAATTTTGCAGAAAAAGTCTGCCATTCTATTGCTAACGACTGCAAGCTTGCCATTGCATTTGCTCATTTCTTATACCACTCCTTGTCAAATGATTATTTGTCAAGTCTTGAGGTTGATTCTCTATGTAGTTTTATGCCACTTGTGGACAACTATGGACGAACAACTACAAGCAGAAATGGGGTTCTCCTTCCTGCAAATGTGAGCAAATGGGCAGGCTTGATTGTTTCTAATCCATGGAGAAATGAGAATTATGTTGAGCTAGGAAAGGCGTACCTAAATCCAATTTCTTATGCAGGTCAACATACGGATTCGGGGAAGCTTATTAATTTCCTCAAAAACCATGTCAAAGCTTCCGACATCCCTTATATATCTCCTCCAAATGCTGGGTTTTCAGCTGCAGATACACCACTTACCAAAGACAATGCCTTTTTGCTTTTGGATTGGATTCGGAATATGAATAGAAGGGGGGTTGACCTGCCAGAGATATTCTTGGAATGCATAAAAGGCGGCAGATGGCTTAAAGTTGCCGGTAATGGATATATGTCTCCTTCAAAGTCATTCTTAATTGGCGCAAAATTGGGAAAACTTTTGCAGAGTGGTTCGGTTCTTGTTGACATTCCCTTGGTTGATGAGAGCTTCTATGGGAAAAGAATAAATAAGTACAAACAGGAGTTGAAAATAGTTGGAGTGATGTTCAGTTATGAGGAAGCATGCAAATTCATTGGAAGAGAGCTAATGTCTCGTGCAGCTTCTTTCCCTTTAAGTAATAATCATGTTCTTTTGATGCTTAACTTCATCCAATATCTCAGGACAAGTCTTCTTCCTTTGAACGAATTTTTGGACAGCATCAAAGAGGGAAGTTGGCTAAAGACATCACATGGTTTTAGGTCTCCAGTGGGATCTGTATTGGGTGGTAAAGGATGGAAAGTTGCATCTGAAATTAGTGATATACCATTCATTGATCATGCTTATTTTGGTGAGGAAATATATAACTACAAAGAGGAGCTCAAGTTGCTGGGAGTGATAGTTGATTTACATGGAAATCACCAAGTTGTTACACAGCATTTAAAATCACCCTCAAATTTGGCCTATTTGACAGCTGCGGCTGTTCTTTTGATAATGGAATGCATCAAATGCTCAAATGTCCCTACTGAAGTCTTAAATTCAATACAGGGAGTgagctgcttgaagacaaacaTGGGTTTCAAAGCACCAAGTGAATGTTTTTTGTCTGATCCAGTTTGGGGCTGCATTTTGGAGGTATTCGATGGTCTTCCTGTTATTGATCATAAATTTTATGGGGAGAAGATTTTCAGTTACAAAGATGAATTGAAGAAAACAGGGGTAGTGGTTGATTTTATGGATGCTATCAAACAATTTGCCAGTCTCTTCGAACAAAAGGCATTGGAAACTTCAATTAACCAAAAACATGTTATGTCATTACTCTCTTGTTACAGGCTGCTGAAGGGAACTGACTATAGTTTTCCTTCAAATATCTTAACCATGATATGTGAAATGAAATGGTTGCATACTACGGTTGATGGTCTTAGGTGCCCAATAAAATGCATTTTATATGGTCCCGAGTGGAAATCAATATCTTCTATAACTTGTCTCCCTTTCATTGATTACAGTGACAAAAGTTGTTGTATGAAAATACAAGAGTACAAGGCAGAGCTGAAAAGCATTGGCGTTGTTACTGCATTTAAAGATGGAGTGAGGTTTGTACCTGAATGTCTGAATTTTCCTTCAAATCCATCCACTATTACTCCTAAAAGTGTGTTTTCTTTGCTGGAATGCATCCGACTTCTAATGCAAGTTCACAAACTTGCAATAGACGATGATTTCAAAAAAAGGTTGTCCAAAAATTGGTTGAAGACACATGCTGGTTATAGGCCTCCAGAGAggtgtttgttgttgtttgattcCAAGTGGAGTTCATTCCTGAATCCAACTGATGGGCCTTTTATTGATCAGAATTTTTATGGACCTGAAATTGCATCTTTCCAGAAAGAACTCAATGCAATAGGGGTCATTAGTGAAGTTGAGAAAGGGTGCTCTTTGCTTTTCAGTCACCTCAAGTCTCTCTCTGGTCATGGTACCATTGTGAAAATATATAAGTATTTATATGAACACAAATGGCAACCTGAGGAGAAAGCCGCAAAAAACAATATTTGGATTCTGGATGGAACTAAAGGTGGCAAGTGGGTTGATTCTGAAGAATGCATCATACATGACCCTGCTAAACTTTTTGGTTCAAAATTTTATGTTCTTGAAGATATCTATGATAGGAATATCCTTGGTTTTTTCAATACATTGGAAGTCAAGAGAAAGCCCTCACTAGATGATTATGTTAACCTTTGGAATGATTGGGGGAGTTCAGTGAGGCAATTGTCATATGACGAGTGCTGCAAGTTTTGGACGACTATCTCCAAACAATTGAGCgcaaaagaagagaaaaaactTTCTGAGAGTTTGATGAAACTACCTGCAACATctagaaataataaaatatatctGATAGATAAGCAAGATGCTTTTATTCCTGATAACCTACACATGAAGAAGCTTTTTGAGATGGAAAGAGTTTTTGTATGGTATCCTAAGCATAACTTAACACCATCATTGAGGTGTGAATTATCTGATATTTATAGAAAGATTGGTGCTAGAAATATCTCTGAATCATTATGCAGAGAAGAATCATCCTTAGTGAACGATGGTGTTAAACTGAAGCATGTTGATCCAAATGAAATTTTCAACTTAAAGGGGTTGGTTAAGCTTATTCTTGGTTTTCTTGCTTGTTCTAGCTTGGAAATGGAACCAAAAAAGAGACATGAAGCTGTTCAAACTCTTCTCAGCTTGAGTTTCCATGAGACAAAGGAGCCAATCAATGTAAGCTATAGTTTACTATTATCAAATGGGGAAACAATTACAAAGAAAGCAAACAAAAGGGTACGTTGGGAAAGACAAAGTTCTATGTTTATAATCCAGAAGATGGATAGAGATCGCAGTGATGCAATGAAACATGCTACAAATTTCGCCGAAGCAATATCTGAAGGTGTTTTGCGTGAATATCATGATCATGTTCCTGCACTCTCTGACCTAATCACATCTGGTTTTTTTctgaaatttaaaaatgaagaaattgatTTTCTAATGGAATCCAAGAATCTGCAGATTGAGTATGAGGATGAGGAGTTCCTCCTTTCTGCCTTCGCTTCCGGCTAA